GCCGCAGCCACGAGGAGTTCTGCACCGTCAGCCGCACGGTCATGCTCGGCGCCGACGTCACCGCCACCATCGAGTGACCTGACCGCCACCGTCGAGTGGCCACGTCCCGACGCCCCCTCGACCGTCGAGGCCACTTCCCGACGCGCTGGCGTCGCTCAGCGGGTCGCGGCCGGGGCGTCGACCCAGTCGATCGGGTCGCCCCAGCCGAGGGCGCCGACCCCGTGGTGGTCGAGCGCCCGCACGGCGAGGGTCCGCCGGTGGGCCGCGAAGGTGAGCACGTGGGCGACCATCGCCCCGTACGTGCACGTGCGCGGTGGGTCGCACTCGGCGTCGACGAAGACGTCGTCGAGCCGCCCCTGCTCGACCGCCTCCCGCACGTGCCCGACGAAGACGGGCGCCGCGTCCGCGAGCCGTCGGCGGGCCGAGGTCATCGACTCGCGCTCCTCGAGCGACCAGTCGTAGTCTTCCCCGGCCATCCGCGCGTTCCACATCGCCATCTGCCCGACGAGCCGGCTGACGAGGGTGCGCAGCGTCGACGGGTCGGGGTCGTCGTCGATGCCGACGACGATCGGCTCGTCGAGCTGCGCGTCTGTGAGGCGGGAGGCCTCGTCGGCGATGCGGCCCGTGAGCCACACGTGGTGGGCGACCATGCTCTGCAACAGGTCCATGGCTGTCACTCTCTGCTGGGCCGGCAGCCGGATGCCGCTCGGCGGGGTGAAGTGGACACCGCTCGCGCCCTCGAGGCGCAGGATGCCGGGTCGCTCGCGCCAGGCGCTGGGCGTGCGGCCGTACGCGCGTCGGAAGGCGCGGGTGAACGCCTCGTGCGAGCCGTAGCCGGCTTCGACCGCGACGTCGACGACCCCGGTGTCGGGGCTGGTCGCGAGCCGGTGGGCGGCGCGTTCGAGCAGCACGCGGCGTCGCAGTGCCGCCGCGGTCTCGCCGGCGATGGCGCTGACGACCCGGTCGAGGTGGAAGCGCGAGAGGTGCACGCGGGCGGCGACCTCGTCGCCGCCCAGGTTCGGCTCGTCGAGGGTGTCGACGAGCACCGCGAGCCAGGCGGCGAAGGCGTCCCTGCCTGCTGCACCGGTGGTGGTCATGTCGACCATCGTGACGCGGTCGACCCCGCCGTGGCTTGATCCCCCTTGCTCACCCGCCCCCTCACCGTCGAGTGGCCACTTCCCGACGCCACCCACCCCGTCGAGTGGCCAGTTGCTGACGCCACCCACCCCGTCGAGTGGCCACGTGCCGACTCCTAGGCTGGCCGTCGTGAGCAGCGCCACCGACCAGCCCTACGTCCTCGACGAGACCACGCCGGCCTACTACCGTCGGCTCGACGGGACGACCTTCGCGCCGACCGTGCACGCCCAGGGGGCCTGGCGCACCGACGAGCAGCACATGGCCCCGGTTAGCGGACTGCTCGCCCACGCCATCGACGCGCATGAGCCGCGCGAGGGCATGCACGTCGGGCGCATCACCTTCGACATCCTCGGCTTCATCCCCGCCCGGCCGGGCGTCGTCGCCGTGCGAACGACCCGGCCCGGTCGCACCATCGAGCTCGTCGAGGCCGAGCTGCAGGTCGACGGTCGCGCCGTCGTGCGCGCCACCGCGTGGCGTCTGGCCCACCACGACTCGGCGGACGTCGCCGGCCTTGAGCTCGAGCCGATGGGAGCACCCGAGAGCTTCCCCCTCTGGCACGGCGCCGAGACGTGGGGCGGCGGCTACATCCGCGGTCTCGAGATCCGCATCGCGGAGGGTCGCCGCCCGGGGCGCGCGCAGGCGTGGCTGCGCACCGACTTCGCGCTCGTCGACGGGGAGACCTCGAGCCCGACGACCGACCTCGTCCGGCTCGTCGACACGGCCAACGGCGTTGCGGTGCGGGCCTCCCCGCTCGAGTGGATGTTCCCCAACGTCGACCTGACCATCCACCTGCTGCGCGAGCCGGTACCCGGCTGGGTGGGCCTCGACACCCGCGTCAGCATGGGCGCCGGCGGCCTCGGCATCACGTCGACCACCCTGCACGACGTCGACGGCCCGGTCGGACGCGCCGAGCAGATCCTCACCGTGCGGCGGATGCCGGGTCGCTGACTCCCATCAGGAAGTGGCCTCTCGACGGTTCCAGGGGCGTCGGGACGTGGCCTCTCGACGGGTCAGGTGGGGGTGGTGCCGGGGAGGCCGAGGCCGACGACGACCATCTCGACGAGCCGCGGGCCGATCGCGGCGACGAACTCCGGGCCGAGGTCGCGCAGCGGCCCCTCGAGCGTGAGCATGGCCAGGCCGTGCACCGTCGACCACGCGAGGGCCTCCGCGCCCGGCCGCTGCGAGGCGGGCAGCACCCCCGAGTCGAGCATGGCGTCGAGGGCGTCGCCGAGCAGCTGGTACGGGGTGCGCCCGCCGAGCCCCGCGGCATCCGGCGAGGCGGCGCGACGCAGGTCGGTCGGAACGGCGAAGGCGGCGCGGAAGAGGCCCGGCTGCTCCATGGCGAAGCGCAGGTAGCCGATGCCGACGGCCCGCAGCCGCGCCTGCGCCCGCTCGCCCTCGTCGGCGCCCTCGTGAGCGCCCCCCTCGGCGACCGCCCCCACGTGCCGGTCGACCTCGTCGGCCATGGTGTCGGCCGCGAGCGACTGGGCCATCGAGACGACCTCGTCGAGCAGGGCGTCGCGGTCGGAGAAGTGGCGGTAGGCGGCGTTGGCCGACACGCCGACGCGGCGGGTCGCCTCGCGCAGCACGACGGCGTCGGGCCCTCCCTCGCGGGCGAGGTCGAGGCCGGCGTCGAGCAGCGCGCGCCGCAGGTCGCCGTGGTGGTAGGTCGAACGGGTCGCCGGCTCCGGTCTCTCGGGGAGGGGGGCGGCCGCGGACATCACCTGCTCATTGTGCTCCCCGGCCCCCGAGGGTGGGGGCGAGGGCGGGTGCCGGCGGGGGACGGGCGGGGCAGGGCGTGCCCGGCGGGTCGGATGCCCTGTGAAACCCTCAGGTATGCCGGTGCCGCCCGAGGTCGTCGACGCCGCACGCGGCGCCGCCCGGGTCGTCGTCGTCACCGGGGCCGGCATGTCGGCCGAGAGCGGGGTCGCCACCTTCCGCGACGAGCAGACCGGTCTGTGGGCCCGCTACGACGCGGAGGACCTCGCGAGCGTCGAGGCCTGGGAACGGGACGCGCCCTTCGTGTGGGCTTGGTACGTCTCGCGGTTCGCCTCGCTCGCGGTCGTCGAGCCCAACGCCGGTCACCGTGCCGTCGCCGCATGGGCGGGGCTGTCGGGGGTGTCCCGGGTCGACGTCGTCACCCAGAACATCGACGACCTGCACGAGCGCGGCGGCAGTGACGAGGTCGTGCACCTGCACGGGTCGGCCACGGCGTTCCGGTGCGAGTCGTGCGACGCCCCGTGGCCCGGGACGGTCGCTGCGCCCGACGTGCCCGTCGCCCGCATCGAGCCGCCGACGTGCCCCGTGTGCGGCGCTCGGGTGCGCCCCGGGGTCGTCTGGTTCGGGGAGCCGCTGCCCACCGACGCGTGGGACCGCGCCGTCGACCTCGTCTCCGCGGCCGACCTCGTGCTCGTCGTCGGGACCTCGGGCCTCGTCTTCCCGGCGGCGGGCCTGCCGGCCGTCGGGCGGGCCGGTGGCGCCGTCGTCGTCGAGATCAACCCCGTCGAGACGGAGACCTCCGACGTCGCCGACCACCGGTGGCGAGAGACCGCGGCGGTGGCCCTGCCGGCCCTCGTCAGCGCCCTGCGAACAGCTCGCTGACGCAGTCGTCGAACATCGTCGTGTGGGCCGCGACGTCGGCGGCCGTCGTGGCCGGTGACATCAGCGCCATGTTGTGGAACGGCGTCAGCAGGATGCCCCGATTGAGGGCGTAGAGGTGCAGGTACTGCTGCAGCTCGAAGTCGTCGCTCTCGTGGGCCTCCTGGCCGGTGCGCGGCGGGCGGGGCACGAAGGTGTACTCGGCTCGTGCGCCGAGCCGGGTGACGTTCCACCCCGCCCCGACGCGGTCGACCGCGGCCTGCACGCCGTCGGCCCAGGCGTCGGCGAGCGGCACCATGTGCTCGAAGGCCGCCGGGGTCATGACGTGCTCGAGGGTGGCCCGCATGGCGGCCGACGAGAGCCCGTTGCCGGCCAGCGTGCCGCCGACACCGCCCACGTCGATGTCCTCCAGCTCGACGGACCGTGCGATGCGGTCGGCGATGTCGGCGGTGAACCCGAAGGTGCCGCAGGGGATCCCGCCACCGATCGACTTGCCGATGACGAGGAGGTCGGGTTGCAGCCCGTGGGCGCCGGTGTAGCCGGACGGCCCCGCGCAGACCGTGTGCGTCTCGTCGTTGACGAGCAGCGCGCCGTAGCGGGTGGCGAGCTCGCGCACGCCCTCGTTGTAGCCGGGGTCGGGCAGCACGATGCCGATGTTCGTGAGCGCCGGCTCGACGAGCACGGCGGCGACGTCACCGTGGGCCAGGGCCCGCTCGAGCGCCTCGAGGTCGTTGAACTCGACGACCCGAGTCGTCTCCGACACCGGGACGGGCGGGCCGATGGTGCTCGGCCGGTCGATCGTCTCGCCGTGGTCGTCGAGCGTCGCGAACGTCTCGTCGACCGAGCCGTGGTAGCACCAGTTGTGCACGACGACCTTGCTGCGGCCCGTCAGCAGGCGGGCGTAGCGCAGGGCGTGCCGGTTGGCGTCGGTGGCCGTCAGGGTGAACTGCCAGTAGGGCAGCCCGAAGCGCTCGGCCAGCCCCTGCGACACCGCGATGGCGTCGTCGGTCGGCAGCATCGTCGTGATGCCGCGCGACAGCTGGCGCGTCACCGCCTCGACGGTCGCGGCGGGGGAGTGGCCCATCATCGCGCCGGTGTCGCCGAGGCACAGGTCGACGTGGTCGATGCCGTCGACGCACGTGAAGTGCGCCCCCTCGGCGCTCTCGACGAAGACGGGGAAGTCGCCGGGCCACTTGACCATCCAGCTCATCGGCACGCCGCCGGGCATGTGGGCGCGGGCCCGTTCGGCCAGGGCCGCCGACCGGGGCCGGGCCGCCCGGAAGGCCTCGCGTTCGCGCTCGTGCAGCCGGGCGAGCCGGTCGCGGTCGAGGGGGGTGACGTCGGTCGTCCGGTTGCTCACGCCCCCGATTGTGTCGAATGCCGGTCGGCGAGGGAAGCGGTCGCCTGATGGGAGGTCGACGACGGGTTCCGTAGGCACCCGGCTCCGCTACGACGGCATCCGTGGCGACTGCGGCTCCCGCGACGACGCCGACGGGGCATACTCGGCGGCATGGCGACCCTCGACCCGCGCTCGCTCAGCCTCTGGCACGACACCCTCGACGAGACCGTCGTGCCCCGGCCCGCGCTGCTCGGCGACGTCGAGGCCGACGTCGCCGTGGTGGGCGCCGGCTACACCGGGCTGTGGACCGCGCTGCACCTCGTGCGCACCGACCCCTCCCTGCGCGTCGTCGTGCTCGAGAAGGAGTTCGCCGGGTTCGGCGCCTCGGGCCGCAACGGGGGCTGGTGCTCGGCGCTCTTCCCGACGTCGCTGCGCCGGCTGGCCCGTGAGGGTGGGCGTGAGGGTGGGCGTGAGGGTGGTCGCGAGGGTGCGGTGCGGCTGCAGCGCATGCTCCACCGGACCGTTCCCGACGTCGGACGGATCGCGGCCGAGGAGGGCATCGACTGCCACTTCGACCAGGGCGGCTACCTGTCGGTCGCGCGCAACGCCGCGCAGCTGCAGCGCGAGCACGCCGACGTGGAGGAGTACCGCTCCTGGGGCTTCGGCGACTCCGACCACCGGCTGCTCGACCCCGGGGAGGTGGCCGAGACGACCGGCATCGCCGGCGCCCTCGGCGGGGTGTACACGCCCCACTGCGCGGCGATCCACCCGGCGCGGCTCGTCCGGGGCCTGGCCCGAGCGGTCGAGCGGCGCGGCGTCGTCGTCCACGAGGGGACCCGGGCGACGCAGGTCGCCTCCGGCCGGGTCGTCACGCCGCACGGCACGGTCCGGGCCGAGCACGTCGTGCTCGCCACCGAGGGGTACACGCCGACCGTCCCCGGGCGCCGTCGCGCGGTGGCGCCCGTCTACTCCCTCATGGTGGCCACCGAGCCCCTGGCCGACGACGTGCTCGAGCAGGTCGGCCTGCGCGACCGCACGACCTTCAGCGACAAGCGCCACCTCACGATCTACGGGCAGCGCACCCGCGACGGGCGCCTCGCGTTCGGCGGTCGCGGCGCGCCGTACCACTTCGGCTCCCGGGTGCAGCCGGCCTTCGACCGTGACGACCGGGTGCACGAGCACCTGCGCGGCATCCTGCGCGAGCTGTTCCCGGTGCTGCGTGACACCCGCTTCACCCATGCCTGGGGCGGCAACCTCGGGGTGCCCCGTGACTGGTTCCCCTCGGTGCGGCACGACCGGCGCACGGGGCTCGGGTTCGCCGGTGGCTACGTCGGCGACGGCGTCGCGACCGCGGCGCTCGCCGGTCGCACCCTCGCGGCGATGATCACGGGCGAGGACCCCGACGACCTCGCCTCGCTGCCGTGGGCGAACCGCTCGTCCCGCTCGTGGGAGCCCGAGCCGCTGCGGTGGCTCGGCGTCAACGCCGTCACGGCGCTCATGACCGCGGCCGACCGCCAGGAGCAGCGCACCGGCCGGCCGTCCCGCCTCGCGTCGACGTTCTGGTCGGCCGTCGGCCAGTGACGCCCCGGCCGTCGCGCAGGTCAGGATGCCGGGTGGTCAGGATGCCGGGTGGCCGGCCCCAGCGGCGGCGGACCCCGTCGCGTCGGTGAAGGCGCCGTCGACGAGCAGCGGGACGAGGTCGCTGGCGTCGAGCTCGGCCGCCACGTCGACGTCGTCACCGAACCCGGCCTCGACCAGCTCGACTCCGCTCGCGCTCGCCCGGAGCGCCGTCCCGACGTCGTCGGCCACGACGTCCCAGGCCGCGAGCGCGGCGCGCGCCTCGGGGCTGAGCAGCAGCGGGCCGGCCCGGTGCTCGAGCTCGTCGACGACGGCGGCCACGACCGCACCGGCGCCCCAGAGGTCCTCGACGGCGGGTCGCAGCGAGCCGTCGGCCCAGCGCTCCCCGGCCGGCACGACGACGAGCGCCGTCGGGTGCCCGGCAGAACGCACGAGGCGGTCCACGAGCCAGCGACCCACCGCCGCACGGGTGCGCAGCGAGGCCGCGACGACCTCCGCGCCGGCGTCGGCGAGCAGCCCGGTGACGGTGCTGCCGTTGGGTGAGGGCAGCACCACCGCGTCGAGCCACTCGGCCCGGCGGACCGAGCCCGGTGAGAGCGAGACCGCCGCCGGGTCGCCCGCTGCCTGACGACGCCCGACCGCGAGTACCGCACCGTGCTCGGCCGCGAAAGCCGCGGCGGTCCCGTCGGCCCACCGGTACGGGTGCACCCGGGCGCCGCGGTCGAGGGCGACCGACACGGTGGTCGTGAAGCTGAGCACGTCGACGACGACGGCGAGCACCCGCTCACCGCGCGCCACGGCATCCGCGACGAGGGCGACGGAAGGCGGCCCCCACTCGAGACGGACGGTGTTGGCCTGCTGCAGGTGCGCCGAGTTCGCCCGTGGTCCAACGGGTTCCATCATGTCAGCCACGATCGCCCCGGGCGTCGAGCGCCGCCACGAGCCGCTTGGGGGCGGTGAGGCGGTAGGAGGCGTCGAGCAGCTCGCCCACCTCGGCCCAGTCGACCGCCTCGACGGACCCGGCCGGGCGGAAGTCGAGGCCCAGCCAGCCGGAGGGCCCGAGGTAGGCCGGCTCGAACACGCGCTCGTCGTCGAGCAGCGCCGGTCGCTCGTCGGGGTCGGGCACGAAGAGCACCGAGCAGCCGTACCGGTCGGAGCCGTGGTCGCCCTTGACCGAACCGCCGTAGTAGGCAAAGACCTTGACGGTGTGGAACGTCGGTCGCCCGTGGGCGACCTTCTCGGCCGCCTCCGGCAGGGCGAGGCAGAGCCGGCGTAGACGCTCCAGGTAGGGGTCGTCGGGGTCGAACCGTCGCGGGTGGCTCACCGGCCCAGCGTAGGGCCCGGTCAGCTCGCGCAGGCCCCGGCGCAGCCGTCGGGTCCGCACCC
This is a stretch of genomic DNA from Terracoccus luteus. It encodes these proteins:
- a CDS encoding NAD-dependent deacylase: MPVPPEVVDAARGAARVVVVTGAGMSAESGVATFRDEQTGLWARYDAEDLASVEAWERDAPFVWAWYVSRFASLAVVEPNAGHRAVAAWAGLSGVSRVDVVTQNIDDLHERGGSDEVVHLHGSATAFRCESCDAPWPGTVAAPDVPVARIEPPTCPVCGARVRPGVVWFGEPLPTDAWDRAVDLVSAADLVLVVGTSGLVFPAAGLPAVGRAGGAVVVEINPVETETSDVADHRWRETAAVALPALVSALRTAR
- a CDS encoding aspartate aminotransferase family protein, whose amino-acid sequence is MSNRTTDVTPLDRDRLARLHEREREAFRAARPRSAALAERARAHMPGGVPMSWMVKWPGDFPVFVESAEGAHFTCVDGIDHVDLCLGDTGAMMGHSPAATVEAVTRQLSRGITTMLPTDDAIAVSQGLAERFGLPYWQFTLTATDANRHALRYARLLTGRSKVVVHNWCYHGSVDETFATLDDHGETIDRPSTIGPPVPVSETTRVVEFNDLEALERALAHGDVAAVLVEPALTNIGIVLPDPGYNEGVRELATRYGALLVNDETHTVCAGPSGYTGAHGLQPDLLVIGKSIGGGIPCGTFGFTADIADRIARSVELEDIDVGGVGGTLAGNGLSSAAMRATLEHVMTPAAFEHMVPLADAWADGVQAAVDRVGAGWNVTRLGARAEYTFVPRPPRTGQEAHESDDFELQQYLHLYALNRGILLTPFHNMALMSPATTAADVAAHTTMFDDCVSELFAGR
- a CDS encoding TetR/AcrR family transcriptional regulator encodes the protein MSAAAPLPERPEPATRSTYHHGDLRRALLDAGLDLAREGGPDAVVLREATRRVGVSANAAYRHFSDRDALLDEVVSMAQSLAADTMADEVDRHVGAVAEGGAHEGADEGERAQARLRAVGIGYLRFAMEQPGLFRAAFAVPTDLRRAASPDAAGLGGRTPYQLLGDALDAMLDSGVLPASQRPGAEALAWSTVHGLAMLTLEGPLRDLGPEFVAAIGPRLVEMVVVGLGLPGTTPT
- a CDS encoding helix-turn-helix domain-containing protein; amino-acid sequence: MTTTGAAGRDAFAAWLAVLVDTLDEPNLGGDEVAARVHLSRFHLDRVVSAIAGETAAALRRRVLLERAAHRLATSPDTGVVDVAVEAGYGSHEAFTRAFRRAYGRTPSAWRERPGILRLEGASGVHFTPPSGIRLPAQQRVTAMDLLQSMVAHHVWLTGRIADEASRLTDAQLDEPIVVGIDDDPDPSTLRTLVSRLVGQMAMWNARMAGEDYDWSLEERESMTSARRRLADAAPVFVGHVREAVEQGRLDDVFVDAECDPPRTCTYGAMVAHVLTFAAHRRTLAVRALDHHGVGALGWGDPIDWVDAPAATR
- a CDS encoding MmcQ/YjbR family DNA-binding protein — its product is MSHPRRFDPDDPYLERLRRLCLALPEAAEKVAHGRPTFHTVKVFAYYGGSVKGDHGSDRYGCSVLFVPDPDERPALLDDERVFEPAYLGPSGWLGLDFRPAGSVEAVDWAEVGELLDASYRLTAPKRLVAALDARGDRG
- a CDS encoding NAD(P)/FAD-dependent oxidoreductase, which encodes MATLDPRSLSLWHDTLDETVVPRPALLGDVEADVAVVGAGYTGLWTALHLVRTDPSLRVVVLEKEFAGFGASGRNGGWCSALFPTSLRRLAREGGREGGREGGREGAVRLQRMLHRTVPDVGRIAAEEGIDCHFDQGGYLSVARNAAQLQREHADVEEYRSWGFGDSDHRLLDPGEVAETTGIAGALGGVYTPHCAAIHPARLVRGLARAVERRGVVVHEGTRATQVASGRVVTPHGTVRAEHVVLATEGYTPTVPGRRRAVAPVYSLMVATEPLADDVLEQVGLRDRTTFSDKRHLTIYGQRTRDGRLAFGGRGAPYHFGSRVQPAFDRDDRVHEHLRGILRELFPVLRDTRFTHAWGGNLGVPRDWFPSVRHDRRTGLGFAGGYVGDGVATAALAGRTLAAMITGEDPDDLASLPWANRSSRSWEPEPLRWLGVNAVTALMTAADRQEQRTGRPSRLASTFWSAVGQ
- a CDS encoding thioesterase family protein, translated to MSSATDQPYVLDETTPAYYRRLDGTTFAPTVHAQGAWRTDEQHMAPVSGLLAHAIDAHEPREGMHVGRITFDILGFIPARPGVVAVRTTRPGRTIELVEAELQVDGRAVVRATAWRLAHHDSADVAGLELEPMGAPESFPLWHGAETWGGGYIRGLEIRIAEGRRPGRAQAWLRTDFALVDGETSSPTTDLVRLVDTANGVAVRASPLEWMFPNVDLTIHLLREPVPGWVGLDTRVSMGAGGLGITSTTLHDVDGPVGRAEQILTVRRMPGR
- a CDS encoding 2-phosphosulfolactate phosphatase, with the translated sequence MMEPVGPRANSAHLQQANTVRLEWGPPSVALVADAVARGERVLAVVVDVLSFTTTVSVALDRGARVHPYRWADGTAAAFAAEHGAVLAVGRRQAAGDPAAVSLSPGSVRRAEWLDAVVLPSPNGSTVTGLLADAGAEVVAASLRTRAAVGRWLVDRLVRSAGHPTALVVVPAGERWADGSLRPAVEDLWGAGAVVAAVVDELEHRAGPLLLSPEARAALAAWDVVADDVGTALRASASGVELVEAGFGDDVDVAAELDASDLVPLLVDGAFTDATGSAAAGAGHPAS